A genomic window from Solanum stenotomum isolate F172 chromosome 10, ASM1918654v1, whole genome shotgun sequence includes:
- the LOC125842936 gene encoding uncharacterized protein LOC125842936 has protein sequence MDYFNTSIVPYHDPFDDNNILTGLSLSLFDDENPTIDNDNNYQGPTYENYPTIVQGPINQNTTNLNSGLRHVPDYDSYSDPFLLEISFESGNRLVGNSTNSEGEVPGKNNFQILREITHGNGTILSKLGIFGTIGRISHASLEKSTMDNHVSTDTIDFSNYSIRKVKQFLIQYFEGCKKDGYIVIEDTLSEFYQTLSVHSGDRTNDINNLLQLSPTTSHDVQTEQQEMANENEGTSCGVNRGKISLSEQRRRTKLMNVKDFEDYLHLSIQEAGIKLNVCPTVMKRVCRRDGLRRWPSRKINSIKRKISKRQESLSSIHAGERKSAKADITKLEKELADIFEAIQ, from the exons ATGGACTATTTTAATACATCCATTGTGCCTTATCATGATCCTtttgatgataataatattcTTACCGGACTTTCTCTTTCACTCTTTGATGATGAAAACCCAACCATTGATAACGACAACAACTACCAAGGACCCACTTATGAAAATTACCCAACCATTGTACAAGGACCCATTAATCAAAATACAACAAATTTGAATTCTGGTTTACGTCATGTCCCCGACTATGATTCATACTCTGATCCATTTTTGcttgaaatttcatttgaaaGTGGGAATCGATTAGTTGGGAATAGTACCAATTCAGAGGGTGAAGTTCCGGGGAAGAATAATTTCCAAATTCTAAGAGAAATAACTCATGGCAATG GCACGATCTTATCTAAGCTTGGAATATTTGGAACAATAGGAAGGATCAGTCATGCAAGTCTTGAGAAATCCACAATGGATAATCATGTGTCAACCGATACAATTGA TTTTAGCAATTACAGTATAAGAAAAGTGAAGcaatttttaattcaatatttcGAGGGTTGTAAGAAGGATGGTTACATAGTGATCGAAGATACACTCTCTGAATTCTATCAAACTTTAAGTGTTCATTCTGGTGACCGTACTAATGACATTAATAATCTACTTCAGTTATCTCCAACAACTTCGC ATGATGTTCAAACGGAACAGCAAGAAATGGCAAACGAAAATGAGGGCACTAGCTGTGGCGTGAATCGTGGAAAGATCTCTCTTTCAGAACAG AGGAGAAGAACTAAGCTGATGAACGTGAAAGACTTTGAAGACTATCTTCATCTTTCCATTCAGGAAGCAGGTATCAAATTGAACGTATGTCCTACTGTGATGAAAAGGGTTTGCCGAAGGGATGGCTTGCGCAGATGGCCCTCCAGAAAG ATTAATAGCATTAAGAGGAAGATATCGAAGCGACAAGAGAGTTTAAGCTCTATTCATGCTGGAGAAAGGAAGAGTGCAAAGGCTGACATAACGAAGCTGGAAAAGGAACTTGCAGACATTTTTGAAGCCATACAATGA